The following are encoded together in the Labrus mixtus chromosome 2, fLabMix1.1, whole genome shotgun sequence genome:
- the exoc1l gene encoding exocyst complex component 1-like: MSSLLKEEMQRVLFRPSKQRLVEFIEIEEPLGGRHFLCVSAAKGKVVQLSIVRCQISQAPLKSGSKKSSTKRSSIQECYRRTEVWSLQDLTLVDGRDADVDDPCFLLHFDKVRTVTATSCSAKYAFVRALVVLSDQHCQRSLNLTNFDWAYIKPTSFYSNRGDCVVLSQICFYAFNLVCLSMCPVPLDA; encoded by the exons ATGTCGTCTCTTCTGAAGGAGGAGATGCAGAGAGTTTTATTCCGACCTTCGAAACAGAGACTGGTGGAGTTTATTGAGATTGAGGAGCCATTGGGCGGAAGACATTTTCTCTGCGTCTCAG CCGCTAAAGGCAAAGTGGTGCAGTTGAGCATAGTGCGATGTCAGATATCTCAGGCGCCCCTGAAGTCTGGCTCCAAGAAGTCCAGCACCAAACGCTCCAGCATACAGGAGTGCTACCGGAGGACGGAGGTCTGGTCCCTGCAAGACCTGACTCTGGTGGACGGACGAGACGCCGATGTG GATGACCCCTGCTTCCTGCTGCACTTTGACAAGGTGCGCACAGTGACGGCCACCAGCTGCTCAGCCAAATACGCTTTTGTGCGAGCCCTGGTGGTGCTCAGCGACCAGCACTGTCAGCGGTCACTGAACCTGACGAACTTTGACTGGGCCTACATCAAGCCCACCTCCTTTTACTCCAACAGAGGAGACTGTGTggttttatcacagatatgcttCTATGCATTCAATCTTGTATGTCTGTCCATGTGTCCCGTGCCCCTGGATGCATAA